From Prionailurus viverrinus isolate Anna chromosome B2, UM_Priviv_1.0, whole genome shotgun sequence, the proteins below share one genomic window:
- the STMND1 gene encoding stathmin domain-containing protein 1, producing MGCGPSQAAEDQTRVPAPKKGWDEGFKADVGVTYSVENRGPQIGAELPKDPLSSPEGLEIQARLGSLPGTTTESPPFLSERNRGINSDLVTGGLIHNPQAPETRERQKSSDILEELIGQGIIQSHSKVLRNGESYDVMANVTEWPLRKPPARLKKLQLKKEAKAFTTNDLEEKVRAEEMHKKTKEEEIRKRLRSDRLLSPANHSDAAEPDGAEVLFVKGPHAVSSAGFEFEPSDPQGGKPLKGKKSHTASSDRNFSYEGFGLVESDVSYNQADDVFE from the exons ATGGGCTGCGGACCTTCCCAGGCTGCTGAGGACCAGACACGCGTCCCCGCGCCCAAGAAGGGCTGGGATGAGGGATTTAAG GCTGATGTCGGTGTGACTTATTCGGTGGAGAACCGCGGGCCCCAGATTGGAGCTGAATTACCCAAGGACCCTTTGAGCAGCCCCGAGGGCCTGGAAATACAGGCTCGGTTGGGAAGTTTACCTGGAACCACAACAGAAAGTCCCCCATTTCTTAgtgaaagaaacagaggaataaatTCAG aCCTAGTGACCGGTGGATTAATCCATAACCCCCAAGCCCCTGAGACCCGAGAGCGACAAAAGTCATCAGACATCCTGGAGGAATTAATTGGTCAAGGAATAATACAAAGCCACAGCAAAGTACTTAGAAATGGAGAATCTTATGATGTCATG gCAAACGTGACCGAGTGGCCTCTGAGAAAGCCTCCAGCCAGGCTGAAAAAACTTCAGCTCAAAAAGGAAGCAAAGGCTTTCACAACGAACGATCTAGAAGAGAAGGTGCGAGCGGAGGAGATGCACAAGAAG actaaagaagaagaaataagaaaaaggctAAGGAGTGACCGACTTTTGTCCCCAGCCAATCATTCAGATGCAGCTGAGCCGGACGGGGCTGAGGTTCTGTTTGTCAAAGGACCTCACGCTGTGAGTTCCGCTGGGTTTGAGTTTGAGCCGTCTGACCCGCAGGGAGGAAAGCCTTTGAAAGGGAAGAAGAGTCATACAGCATCGAGTGATAGAAACTTCAGTTATGAAGGATTTGGGTTGGTGGAGTCAGATGTGTCTTACAACCAAGCAGATGATGTATTTGAATAA